A genomic stretch from Shewanella woodyi ATCC 51908 includes:
- a CDS encoding CynX/NimT family MFS transporter, protein MTQVQTSRLTSTAYLLLGVLLIAISLRSPITGVGPLLDLIREQLHLSATQAGMLTTLPLLAFAFFSPLASKLAQKKGLEHALMISLFLLLTGITIRSQGSSISLFTGTLIIGAGIAIANVLLPSLMKRDFPNRVTTITSIYVLMMGVGSALSASLAIPLTHVAESLSIKLIPTWAFSLGSIILFPIIAILIWLPQMRNHTPAAENTSKLDSHSYLWRSPSAWHITLFLALNSFLMYIFISWFPTILVDTGYSHEQAGVIHGLLQLFTAVPAIVLIPIISRIQDKRLLSLGLTLLGMIAVIGLILAPSLAILWAMLFGFGAGGGFILALAFISLRTTDIHQAATLSGMAQCLGYLLAATGPIIMGAIHEYSGSWTPPLILCAVANLLWSIFSLLASRSEKIHKQPKQSFQSI, encoded by the coding sequence GTGACACAAGTTCAAACCTCTCGGCTCACCAGTACCGCTTACCTACTGCTTGGAGTGCTATTAATCGCAATTAGCCTACGTAGCCCAATCACAGGTGTAGGGCCTCTACTCGACCTCATCAGAGAGCAACTTCACTTATCAGCAACGCAAGCAGGTATGTTAACCACGCTTCCCCTGTTAGCTTTCGCATTTTTCTCTCCGCTTGCATCAAAACTAGCGCAAAAGAAAGGGCTAGAACACGCCCTAATGATCTCATTATTTTTACTGTTAACTGGCATCACAATTCGCTCGCAAGGCTCTTCAATCTCCCTGTTTACCGGCACCTTAATCATAGGAGCAGGGATTGCTATCGCCAATGTACTGCTTCCGAGTTTAATGAAGCGAGACTTTCCAAATAGAGTCACAACTATCACCTCAATCTACGTACTAATGATGGGAGTGGGCTCGGCTCTGAGTGCCAGTTTAGCGATCCCTTTGACCCATGTTGCCGAAAGCCTAAGCATAAAACTGATCCCAACCTGGGCTTTCTCCCTAGGGAGTATCATACTCTTCCCCATCATTGCGATTCTCATCTGGCTACCTCAGATGCGTAATCACACTCCTGCAGCAGAAAATACCAGTAAGCTAGATAGCCACAGCTATCTATGGCGCTCTCCCAGTGCTTGGCATATCACACTATTCTTAGCCCTTAACTCATTTCTGATGTATATCTTCATTAGCTGGTTTCCCACCATCTTAGTCGACACGGGCTACAGCCATGAGCAGGCTGGCGTTATCCATGGTTTACTGCAGCTATTTACAGCAGTCCCAGCAATTGTATTGATTCCTATTATCTCTAGGATTCAGGATAAACGCCTGCTGAGTTTAGGTTTAACCCTTTTAGGTATGATCGCGGTGATTGGGCTTATCTTAGCCCCTTCTCTTGCGATATTGTGGGCCATGCTATTTGGTTTTGGTGCTGGGGGTGGGTTTATACTTGCATTGGCTTTTATAAGTTTACGCACTACAGATATACACCAAGCAGCTACGCTATCGGGCATGGCTCAGTGTCTAGGTTATTTATTGGCTGCAACAGGTCCTATCATTATGGGCGCAATACATGAATATTCAGGTAGTTGGACTCCTCCTTTGATCCTTTGCGCAGTGGCTAACCTTCTATGGAGTATCTTCTCACTTCTTGCATCCAGAAGTGAGAAGATACATAAGCAACCTAAGCAATCGTTTCAATCAATTTAA
- a CDS encoding AraC family transcriptional regulator: MSDKSPNFPAFDSDSYPQKVVSLRATGGDHEAETPFHQHHKCQLVLALNGYVKCKIADAIWMVPAYCAAWIPSQVPHSNRISSNADVRMLFVDPEISGMPDRSCTLSISPLLRELIVHLTEQDQHYLDGSATARLVEVLIEQLRDMPTEHFDFPTPIESRLSAIASQLMTTPDDRRSVGEWARQYAMSERTLARLTKQETGLTFGRWRGQLHIVLALQKLALGESVQRIAEDLGYESVSAFITFFKKTLDKPPKQYMKLKN; the protein is encoded by the coding sequence ATGTCAGATAAATCCCCTAACTTTCCAGCTTTTGATTCTGATAGCTATCCGCAAAAAGTGGTCTCGTTGAGAGCCACTGGAGGAGATCATGAAGCGGAGACGCCATTTCATCAGCATCACAAGTGTCAGCTAGTACTGGCTTTGAATGGCTATGTGAAGTGTAAAATTGCTGATGCCATCTGGATGGTGCCAGCGTATTGTGCTGCGTGGATCCCAAGTCAAGTACCACACAGTAATCGTATCTCTAGTAATGCTGATGTGCGTATGTTGTTTGTCGACCCTGAGATAAGCGGAATGCCCGATAGAAGCTGTACTCTGTCGATATCTCCACTGCTGAGGGAGCTCATTGTCCATTTAACGGAACAGGATCAACACTATCTTGATGGGAGTGCCACAGCCAGATTAGTTGAGGTGTTAATAGAGCAGTTGCGAGATATGCCCACTGAACATTTCGATTTTCCAACACCCATTGAGTCTAGACTCAGTGCTATAGCTTCTCAACTCATGACGACACCGGATGACAGACGTAGTGTCGGTGAGTGGGCTAGGCAATATGCCATGAGTGAACGTACTTTGGCCAGGTTGACTAAGCAGGAAACGGGGCTGACATTTGGCCGTTGGAGAGGCCAGCTACATATTGTATTGGCATTACAGAAGCTTGCTTTAGGTGAATCGGTGCAGCGGATCGCGGAGGATTTAGGTTATGAGTCTGTAAGTGCCTTTATCACCTTTTTCAAAAAAACATTAGATAAGCCACCAAAACAATATATGAAGCTAAAAAACTGA
- a CDS encoding EAL domain-containing protein, producing MLTKQTTHQTSWCKAPWFHTLLIFIIPLLLAVLIHPQLAQYELESKLQEDLDFLAQSLIKQTTILATDEGKESFSQLSWSCNEADIALLKSAEFSPEMVRLVQMELASGEKCSNLSSPYYHMAQNTKKYPQSNIEVSISADQNPFLRDFIFEFPVGNHSLIAITNRTVFNSFLTDLCPNCYQVDIQYHGLPVVSRGKQTVSNTKNSRSVSHYIPALDLTQTLNSGDAMYQLFYDKIWLNLVCLSLVLSSLGAIFYWQWQQRRVSLESMLVNGLKNSEFTPFYQPIIDTRSHQIVGQEMLVRWRRSDGNLVLPNQFIPYAEDSGLIIPITESTLAQVKRDIPKLLGWISVNIVAEHLEKGLLSQWLDRNESCDTQRLCFELTERKPIENFDKAIIEIERLVFQCQGFKLDDFGTGFGGFSYLQKLGFNCIKIDKMFIDTIGTDDLKAGVLKSIIAFGHESKMEMIAEGVETQIQADYLSERGVYLHQGYLYSQPVGLDELLHFYDRYLNKEKAHEASHKASSKLTGRFPLKKIRFPKPPNLL from the coding sequence TTGCTAACTAAGCAAACCACACATCAAACATCTTGGTGCAAAGCACCTTGGTTTCATACCCTGCTTATCTTTATTATTCCGTTACTCTTGGCGGTATTAATTCATCCGCAATTAGCACAATATGAGCTTGAATCCAAACTGCAAGAAGATCTAGATTTTCTTGCACAATCTCTGATTAAGCAGACCACTATCTTGGCAACTGACGAGGGGAAAGAGAGCTTCTCTCAGCTATCATGGAGCTGTAATGAAGCCGATATTGCCCTATTAAAAAGCGCTGAGTTTAGCCCTGAGATGGTGCGCCTAGTTCAAATGGAGCTAGCAAGTGGTGAGAAGTGCTCAAACCTCTCTTCGCCTTACTACCATATGGCTCAAAATACCAAGAAGTACCCACAATCTAACATCGAGGTTAGTATCTCTGCGGATCAAAACCCCTTTCTGCGAGATTTTATTTTTGAGTTCCCAGTGGGGAACCACAGTTTAATTGCCATCACTAATAGAACGGTATTCAACAGCTTTCTCACCGATCTCTGCCCTAACTGCTATCAGGTCGATATCCAATACCATGGATTGCCTGTCGTTTCACGGGGTAAGCAAACCGTGTCAAACACTAAAAATAGCAGGAGTGTTAGTCACTATATTCCCGCTCTGGATCTGACTCAAACATTGAACAGTGGCGATGCCATGTATCAGCTCTTCTATGACAAGATCTGGCTTAACTTGGTCTGCCTAAGCTTAGTGCTGTCATCTCTAGGTGCTATCTTTTACTGGCAATGGCAACAGCGCCGTGTGTCTTTGGAAAGTATGCTAGTCAACGGGTTAAAAAACAGCGAGTTTACCCCTTTCTATCAGCCAATCATTGACACCCGTAGCCACCAAATTGTGGGACAGGAGATGCTGGTTCGCTGGCGCAGAAGTGATGGTAACTTGGTGTTGCCGAATCAATTTATCCCCTACGCAGAGGATTCGGGGCTGATTATTCCCATTACAGAATCAACCCTAGCACAGGTCAAGCGAGACATTCCCAAACTACTTGGCTGGATCAGTGTCAATATTGTTGCCGAGCACCTTGAAAAGGGGCTACTGAGTCAATGGCTTGATAGAAATGAAAGCTGTGATACTCAAAGGTTATGTTTTGAATTAACAGAGCGTAAACCGATAGAGAATTTTGACAAAGCCATCATTGAGATAGAGCGGCTTGTTTTTCAATGCCAAGGTTTTAAGCTTGATGATTTCGGGACGGGATTTGGCGGGTTCAGTTACCTGCAAAAACTAGGATTTAACTGTATTAAGATAGATAAGATGTTTATCGATACCATTGGTACTGACGATTTAAAAGCTGGTGTATTGAAATCTATTATTGCCTTTGGCCATGAGTCAAAAATGGAGATGATAGCAGAGGGGGTAGAAACTCAAATTCAAGCTGACTATCTCAGTGAACGTGGTGTATATCTGCATCAAGGTTACCTCTATTCTCAGCCTGTTGGGTTAGATGAGCTACTGCACTTTTATGACAGATACCTTAATAAAGAGAAAGCTCATGAAGCATCTCATAAAGCCAGCTCTAAATTAACAGGGAGATTTCCACTAAAGAAGATAAGGTTCCCGAAACCTCCTAATCTACTGTAA
- the msrA gene encoding peptide-methionine (S)-S-oxide reductase MsrA: MAVERAILAGGCFWGMQDLIRKREGVIATRVGYTGGDVVDATYRNHGTHAEGIEILFDNTRTSFNEILAFFFQIHDPSTPNRQGNDRGSSYRSAIFYDSNEQKEQAQKMIVRMDASGIWPGPVVTELVPAGDFWEAEPEHQDYLELRPNGYTCHFPRPDWVLPSEE, encoded by the coding sequence ATGGCAGTAGAAAGAGCCATCTTAGCTGGTGGGTGCTTTTGGGGAATGCAGGATCTTATTCGTAAGCGTGAAGGTGTTATTGCAACGCGAGTGGGCTATACCGGCGGTGATGTGGTCGATGCCACTTATCGAAATCATGGTACCCACGCTGAAGGGATAGAGATCTTATTCGATAACACTCGGACTAGTTTCAATGAGATCCTCGCTTTTTTCTTTCAAATTCATGATCCGTCTACGCCTAATAGGCAGGGTAATGATAGAGGCTCATCTTATCGCTCAGCGATCTTTTATGATTCAAATGAGCAGAAAGAGCAGGCACAGAAGATGATTGTTCGTATGGATGCATCTGGGATCTGGCCTGGACCTGTTGTGACTGAATTGGTTCCTGCGGGTGATTTTTGGGAGGCGGAGCCTGAGCATCAAGATTATCTAGAGCTGAGGCCGAACGGGTATACCTGTCACTTCCCTAGGCCAGACTGGGTTTTGCCAAGTGAAGAGTGA
- a CDS encoding protein adenylyltransferase SelO: protein MSNKEIDLGLTFDNSYFDKLEGFYVACSGAKAPDPKLIKLNGALANRVGLTNADPTSLAQVLSGTIAPSGSSPLAQVYAGHQFGGFSPQLGDGRALLLGEVLDKDGIRLDIQLKGSGRTPFSRGGDGKAVLGAVLREYIVSEAMFALDIPTTRALAVVTSGESVMRSQYLPGAVLTRVASSHLRVGTFQFFASRGENDKVKQLADYAIARHYPKVEESEQRYLDFLCAVRDKQAELVAKWLLVGFIHGVMNTDNMTISGETIDYGPCAFMDDYGSDTVFSSIDRDGRYSYNNQPVMAQWDLARLAETLLPLIHDDQDEAIALATTAVTGFWEVFQQHWTAGMRRKLGLSDQEEGDFALGEQLLESMSGEEVDFTQLFRQLALDLQSGSHESQKLFNNADKFLVWKEEWETRLAKESLTVSKRIEMMNSANPIYIPRNHQVERAIEAAEMRGDYQPFEQLLAVLATPFTLQKEAQEYAEPAPADFGPYTTFCGT from the coding sequence ATGAGCAATAAAGAGATCGATCTGGGATTAACATTCGACAATAGTTATTTCGATAAGCTGGAAGGTTTTTATGTTGCTTGCTCTGGAGCGAAGGCGCCTGATCCTAAGCTAATAAAGCTCAATGGTGCACTGGCTAATAGAGTTGGTTTGACAAATGCCGACCCTACCTCACTTGCTCAGGTGCTATCGGGCACTATTGCACCTTCAGGTTCGTCGCCGTTAGCTCAAGTCTATGCTGGTCATCAGTTTGGCGGGTTTAGCCCGCAACTTGGAGATGGCCGTGCTTTGCTACTGGGTGAAGTGCTTGATAAAGACGGGATTCGTCTGGATATACAGCTTAAGGGGTCTGGCCGAACACCATTTTCACGGGGCGGAGATGGTAAGGCGGTTCTCGGTGCTGTACTGCGCGAATATATCGTCAGTGAGGCGATGTTTGCCCTTGATATCCCAACGACAAGAGCCTTGGCTGTGGTCACCTCTGGTGAGTCTGTGATGCGCAGCCAGTATCTGCCAGGGGCAGTGTTGACTCGGGTGGCATCCAGTCATCTTCGTGTGGGCACATTTCAGTTTTTTGCCTCACGTGGTGAAAATGACAAGGTTAAGCAGTTAGCCGATTATGCCATCGCTCGTCACTATCCTAAGGTAGAGGAGAGTGAGCAGCGCTATTTAGATTTTTTATGTGCAGTTAGAGATAAACAGGCTGAGCTTGTCGCTAAATGGCTACTGGTTGGCTTTATCCACGGTGTGATGAATACCGACAATATGACCATCAGCGGTGAAACCATAGACTATGGCCCCTGTGCTTTTATGGATGACTATGGTTCAGACACTGTATTTAGCTCAATCGATAGAGATGGTCGTTACTCCTATAATAATCAGCCTGTGATGGCTCAGTGGGATCTGGCGCGTTTGGCCGAAACGCTATTGCCGCTTATTCATGATGATCAAGATGAGGCGATTGCGCTTGCCACAACTGCTGTTACTGGTTTTTGGGAGGTGTTCCAGCAACACTGGACGGCTGGCATGAGACGTAAGCTTGGACTATCGGATCAAGAGGAGGGCGATTTTGCACTCGGCGAACAGCTGCTTGAGTCTATGTCCGGCGAAGAGGTTGATTTTACTCAACTGTTCCGTCAGCTTGCGTTAGATCTGCAAAGTGGTAGCCATGAGAGTCAAAAGCTGTTTAATAATGCAGATAAGTTTCTTGTATGGAAAGAGGAGTGGGAGACGCGTTTAGCTAAAGAGTCGTTAACTGTATCGAAGCGTATAGAGATGATGAACAGTGCTAACCCTATCTATATACCTAGAAACCATCAGGTTGAACGTGCTATTGAAGCCGCTGAGATGAGAGGTGATTATCAGCCTTTTGAGCAGCTTCTTGCTGTACTGGCGACGCCTTTTACGCTTCAAAAAGAGGCTCAGGAGTATGCAGAGCCTGCACCTGCTGATTTTGGTCCCTATACAACTTTCTGTGGGACTTAG
- a CDS encoding YciI family protein, producing the protein MKFLALIYSQPNSEPEYNTPEWDEMLKDYMAITEEFKRDGVFIAGEGLQDVSTATSVKVRVNQAELHDGPFAETKEQLGGFYLLDCKDLDQALQYAAKIPSAKWGTVEVRPVAEY; encoded by the coding sequence ATGAAGTTTCTAGCATTAATCTACAGCCAGCCTAATAGTGAGCCTGAATATAATACGCCTGAGTGGGATGAGATGCTCAAGGATTACATGGCAATAACTGAAGAGTTTAAACGTGATGGGGTATTTATTGCTGGCGAAGGGCTACAGGATGTGAGTACTGCGACATCGGTTAAAGTTCGCGTTAATCAGGCTGAGTTGCATGATGGTCCTTTTGCTGAAACAAAAGAGCAACTGGGTGGCTTTTATCTGCTGGACTGCAAAGATCTCGATCAGGCTTTGCAGTACGCCGCCAAGATCCCTTCAGCTAAGTGGGGCACCGTTGAAGTACGCCCTGTGGCTGAGTATTAA
- a CDS encoding RNA polymerase sigma factor, with amino-acid sequence MIELISEQLEKLVREDRGRIMATLMAQFGDLDRCEEAFQDAQALAMRAWCRGIPDNARAWILTTARRRAIDDIRREQCFQHVVSGLGEELSSELSLPTSEEELDEISLPDERLKLLLICCHPALEEKTSVVLSLRFIAGLTTIEIARAFLDKPATIGQRITRAKSKIRLSGIRYGLPTHEQLDGRIAAVLKVIYFIFNEGYACQQGDEQLRLDLCEEALFLAELVSQLQPNNAEVQGLLALMQLSYARSTARQSAEGLFIPLAQQNRDLWDRGLIANACERLERALELGQLGPYQLQASIGAIHCEAKAFSCTDWPQIVMMYRLLFKCQTNDVVLLNLFVAESYIYGAEYGLHKIEPLSRSLSAYQPFHAARAELLSKLTRFDEAVKAYGQASALTSVVSEKRYLQMQKEQVLRRKEESKKD; translated from the coding sequence ATGATTGAGCTTATATCTGAACAACTAGAGAAGTTAGTTCGTGAGGATAGGGGGCGGATCATGGCAACCTTGATGGCTCAATTTGGTGATTTAGACCGTTGTGAGGAGGCATTTCAGGACGCTCAAGCCTTAGCGATGCGGGCATGGTGCAGAGGCATTCCTGATAATGCCAGAGCATGGATCTTAACAACAGCCCGTCGTCGAGCGATTGATGATATTCGCCGAGAGCAGTGCTTTCAACATGTCGTATCAGGCCTTGGTGAAGAACTTAGTAGTGAGCTCAGTTTGCCAACCTCAGAAGAGGAGCTTGATGAGATCTCACTGCCGGATGAGCGTTTAAAGCTCCTGTTGATCTGTTGTCACCCAGCTCTTGAGGAGAAAACCTCAGTGGTGTTATCTCTTCGATTTATTGCCGGTTTAACAACAATTGAGATCGCCCGAGCTTTCCTTGATAAACCAGCAACCATAGGCCAGAGGATCACTCGAGCCAAAAGCAAGATCCGCTTAAGTGGTATTCGGTATGGTTTGCCAACTCATGAGCAACTCGATGGCCGTATCGCAGCGGTCCTTAAGGTTATCTACTTTATTTTCAATGAGGGGTATGCCTGTCAGCAGGGAGATGAACAGTTACGATTAGATCTGTGTGAAGAGGCGCTTTTTTTGGCAGAGTTAGTATCTCAGTTGCAGCCTAACAATGCCGAGGTTCAGGGCTTATTAGCGCTGATGCAGCTCTCCTATGCCAGAAGCACCGCTAGGCAAAGTGCTGAAGGGCTGTTTATTCCGTTAGCACAACAAAACCGTGATTTATGGGATAGAGGGTTGATAGCGAATGCTTGCGAGCGTTTGGAGCGTGCACTGGAGTTGGGTCAGTTAGGTCCATATCAACTTCAGGCAAGCATTGGGGCCATACATTGTGAGGCGAAGGCGTTTAGCTGCACGGACTGGCCGCAAATAGTGATGATGTATCGGCTGCTGTTTAAATGCCAAACCAATGATGTGGTATTGCTTAATCTGTTTGTCGCTGAGTCCTATATTTATGGGGCGGAATATGGCTTACATAAAATTGAGCCCCTATCTCGCTCCTTGTCTGCTTATCAGCCATTTCATGCGGCACGAGCGGAACTCTTATCAAAGCTAACGCGTTTTGATGAGGCTGTGAAAGCGTATGGACAAGCGTCAGCTTTAACCTCTGTAGTCAGTGAAAAGCGATATCTACAGATGCAAAAAGAGCAGGTATTGAGGAGAAAGGAGGAGTCAAAAAAGGATTAG
- a CDS encoding peptide-methionine (S)-S-oxide reductase: MMGSEKLGLSGTCYWCTEAIFQSLIGVEAVEQGWISSIGEDDWFSEGVIVTFNPELISLKNLIDIHLHTHSSTRNHSMRDRYRSGVYAIEPQQLTEIADALMVLQSEFTERLITQAYQFNLFKPSADEMQNYYYKDTERPFCQNIITPKLNKLLHTHGDYINKEKLNHSLK, translated from the coding sequence ATGATGGGAAGTGAAAAACTGGGGTTGAGCGGCACCTGTTACTGGTGTACTGAGGCGATATTTCAGTCATTAATTGGAGTTGAAGCCGTTGAGCAAGGGTGGATATCCTCAATTGGCGAGGATGACTGGTTTTCTGAAGGGGTCATTGTCACTTTTAACCCTGAGCTTATCAGTCTAAAAAATCTCATCGACATACATCTGCATACCCATAGTAGTACTAGAAATCATTCGATGAGAGACAGATACCGAAGTGGTGTTTATGCTATTGAACCTCAGCAGCTGACTGAGATAGCAGATGCTTTAATGGTGCTGCAGAGTGAGTTTACTGAAAGGTTAATCACACAAGCTTACCAATTTAACCTGTTTAAGCCATCTGCTGATGAGATGCAAAATTATTATTATAAAGATACAGAGCGTCCATTTTGTCAAAATATAATAACCCCTAAATTAAACAAGTTACTTCATACTCATGGAGATTATATTAATAAAGAGAAGCTTAACCACTCTTTAAAGTAG
- a CDS encoding pyridoxal-dependent decarboxylase: MFIDKKTKLTIPFGINGEPWISQIPEMAFSVEGELMITPPSADPAVIYQIQNREFMGQQEQIKECYVQLPPRGQQENQVSNQQVLQGYLQQQQDNFLGYQLVVNTEYSDLFPAMNTMINNLGDPFTNGYYTVNSKPAERAVLDFYASVWRANWPSQNTGDPDSYWGYVLSMGSTEGNLYAMLNARDYLSGRRLVVDQNNHHLVKPKRRSSNKNYYKPIAFFSEDTHYSLTKAIHAMSIPSFYEIGSEFYPYECPLGGDWPEQVPSEQPSIEEANLGKIGSGAIDIEKLRLLVEFFAKKGHPILIVLNYGTTFKGAYDDIPGVYRALKDIFIKYDLINREVCFGDNHDVDVRQGYWFHIDGALGASFMPFINMAMKTGELNRENCSECSLKFPEFDFSLPYINSIVTSGHKFLGAPTPCGIYMSKHKYLATTNHPSYIGAVDSTLAGSRNGLASLTLWSLLGKTGYKELQARAIKSLSMALSLHARLKTLGDMIMERDGIDIWLHRSDFSLSILMRKTNKDITFKYSLCEAKELVSREGRSYSRQYVHLYCLWDRKESALDSLIEDLSQPGAFDMNCETELDSSSELLSASVN; encoded by the coding sequence ATGTTTATTGATAAGAAGACAAAGTTAACAATTCCATTTGGTATAAATGGTGAGCCATGGATCAGCCAGATCCCTGAGATGGCATTCTCAGTTGAGGGGGAGCTGATGATCACCCCACCTTCAGCCGACCCTGCGGTGATATACCAGATACAAAATAGGGAGTTTATGGGACAGCAGGAGCAGATTAAAGAGTGTTATGTTCAGCTTCCACCTCGTGGTCAACAGGAAAATCAAGTATCCAATCAACAGGTGTTACAGGGCTATCTTCAGCAGCAACAAGATAACTTTTTGGGTTATCAGCTAGTGGTGAATACTGAATATAGCGACCTGTTTCCTGCCATGAATACCATGATTAATAATCTAGGCGACCCCTTTACTAACGGTTATTACACCGTCAATAGCAAGCCTGCTGAACGTGCGGTCTTGGACTTTTATGCTTCTGTATGGCGCGCTAACTGGCCATCACAAAATACAGGAGACCCAGATAGTTACTGGGGTTATGTACTGAGTATGGGGAGCACAGAGGGCAACCTTTACGCTATGTTAAATGCTCGTGATTACCTGTCAGGAAGACGACTGGTTGTTGATCAAAATAATCACCATTTAGTGAAACCAAAACGCAGAAGCAGTAATAAAAACTACTATAAACCCATCGCTTTTTTCTCAGAAGATACCCATTACTCATTAACTAAGGCTATTCATGCCATGAGTATTCCCTCGTTTTATGAGATAGGGAGTGAATTTTACCCCTATGAATGCCCGTTAGGCGGGGACTGGCCTGAGCAGGTTCCCTCTGAACAACCTAGCATTGAAGAAGCAAATCTAGGGAAAATAGGCTCTGGCGCTATTGATATCGAGAAGCTTCGTCTGTTGGTCGAATTTTTTGCTAAAAAAGGCCACCCTATTTTAATTGTCTTAAACTACGGAACGACGTTTAAGGGGGCTTATGATGATATACCTGGGGTGTATCGAGCCTTAAAGGATATCTTCATAAAGTATGATCTGATTAACCGTGAAGTCTGTTTTGGTGATAATCATGATGTTGATGTAAGGCAGGGTTACTGGTTTCATATCGATGGAGCATTGGGTGCATCATTTATGCCTTTTATAAATATGGCGATGAAAACTGGTGAGTTGAATAGAGAAAATTGCAGTGAGTGTTCACTTAAATTTCCTGAATTTGATTTTAGCTTGCCTTATATCAACTCGATTGTGACCAGTGGCCATAAGTTTTTAGGTGCACCAACGCCTTGTGGCATCTACATGAGTAAACATAAGTATTTAGCGACAACCAATCATCCAAGTTATATCGGCGCTGTTGATTCTACTCTAGCAGGTTCAAGAAATGGTTTAGCCTCTTTGACACTATGGTCTTTATTGGGAAAAACCGGCTATAAGGAGCTGCAAGCTAGGGCGATTAAGTCTCTTTCGATGGCATTATCACTCCACGCCAGATTAAAAACTTTGGGGGATATGATCATGGAGCGTGATGGGATTGATATATGGCTACATAGATCGGATTTCTCTTTGAGTATTTTAATGCGTAAAACCAATAAAGATATCACGTTTAAATACTCATTATGTGAGGCTAAAGAGTTGGTGAGTAGAGAGGGGAGAAGTTATAGCAGACAGTACGTTCATCTCTATTGTTTATGGGATAGAAAAGAGTCTGCACTGGATAGCCTCATTGAAGATCTGTCACAGCCCGGTGCATTTGATATGAACTGTGAAACTGAGCTGGATAGCTCGTCGGAGCTATTATCTGCATCTGTTAATTGA
- a CDS encoding GGDEF domain-containing response regulator: MDEYLNTGLSIKDVNEPQFVIKEDLDKILIIDDARDNRALLSELLMPEYKVLLAKDGVQGLNLACKHSPDLILLDVIMPGINGYQVIKSLKSDESTMDIPVIFISSKISTEDEKIGLDLGAVDYITKPFHPPIVQARVRNHLLGQRHKNLLEQLALVDSLTEVYNRRFYELDIRKVWSACNRNDTELSIAMIDIDFFKSYNDDYGHLSGDNALRLVASHIKKQLKRPHDVIARYGGEEFAIILPNTNAESARNLLSNICRSVENLQVEHDSSSISHYLTISVGGASTIPSRDADHESFLKVVDEHLYQAKAQGRNKVCWKESRE, encoded by the coding sequence ATGGACGAATATCTCAACACAGGGTTAAGTATTAAAGATGTCAATGAGCCTCAATTTGTTATCAAGGAAGATCTAGATAAAATCTTAATTATTGACGATGCTAGAGACAATCGAGCACTATTATCAGAGCTATTAATGCCTGAATATAAAGTTCTTTTAGCTAAAGATGGCGTACAAGGTCTTAATCTTGCCTGTAAACATAGTCCAGATTTAATCTTGTTAGATGTGATCATGCCTGGCATCAATGGTTATCAAGTCATCAAATCCCTGAAAAGCGATGAATCGACAATGGACATCCCCGTCATCTTCATCTCCTCGAAAATATCAACTGAAGATGAGAAAATCGGCTTAGATCTTGGTGCCGTTGACTATATCACTAAGCCTTTTCACCCCCCAATTGTGCAAGCTAGGGTACGTAATCATCTACTGGGACAGCGTCACAAGAACCTACTTGAGCAACTCGCTCTCGTTGACAGCTTAACTGAAGTATATAACCGCCGATTCTATGAGTTAGATATTAGAAAGGTGTGGAGCGCCTGTAATCGAAACGACACTGAACTATCTATCGCCATGATCGATATCGACTTTTTCAAAAGTTATAATGATGATTACGGACATCTAAGTGGGGATAATGCCCTCCGCCTTGTCGCCAGTCACATCAAAAAACAGCTGAAACGTCCCCATGATGTCATTGCACGCTACGGTGGAGAGGAGTTTGCGATAATTTTGCCAAACACGAATGCTGAAAGTGCCCGTAACCTATTATCTAATATCTGCAGATCTGTCGAAAACCTACAGGTCGAACACGATTCATCATCAATCTCCCACTACTTAACCATCAGCGTTGGTGGCGCATCAACGATCCCCAGCAGAGATGCCGATCATGAGTCATTTTTGAAAGTTGTAGATGAGCATCTATACCAAGCTAAAGCCCAAGGAAGAAACAAAGTATGTTGGAAGGAGTCAAGAGAGTGA